Sequence from the Mauremys mutica isolate MM-2020 ecotype Southern chromosome 2, ASM2049712v1, whole genome shotgun sequence genome:
ATTGGTTTAACTTTCATATCAATCATTATTGGGTATTCATGAATGACTGCGCTTTATTGGCTTTATGCCACACCTTGATTCTCTATCATGCTCCATCTTGCTTCTTTTAATCTGAATATTTAGTACTCTTTCATGTCTTAATTACAGCAAATTGCACACAGTTGGCACCATTTCTTGAAATTAATCCCAGAGTACTTTGTTTCTGTCAAGCACAGTCAAAGCCTTAGAGAATAATAGTAAATGTTATTGCAGATCTAAATTTAAATGACTGTCTATGTATTTAACTTAAGCCTTTAATTATTCGTGCTGTACtgtttttggttcaaaatgataATATTCTTCATTGAGAATGTAAAATTGGTTTAGACAACTTGAAACCTGCAATGTTAACATGACAACAATTATTTGTATTAACATTTTTCAGGTGTGTAAAACTTAATATACAGTAGATAATATACAGTCATAGGTATACATTCTTATTTCATTCTATTGCTCCAGTCAATAATAATAAACTCTAAATACAGGGAAgatactgtttttgttttttgttttgttttttaaactcatttccttgttttttgtatttttggggttttttactgATGGTTGTTAAATGTAATCAACATTGTTTCACTGCTAGTGAATCTTCAAAATGTTTGCCTACAaaacagtaaattaaaaaaaaaatcttccatagACTATCTCAGAAAAttataagctttttttttttaaattattgttatAAGAGTCAATTTAACAACTATGAAAGTACAAAAAACAGTATCAAGAAGTATCAAGGAAACAATCTTATCTTATGTTTCAACAGTATGGATATTATGTCactaattaaaaaataatcatttttcatTGCATGTATGTTTTCACATAGGAAGCATTCACAGACTAATGTAAAAAGTCTGGGCCTATGTACCTTTGCTTCCGTAGCAAAAGTACCATTTGGTAAGTCTCTGACATTGCAAATAACTATGAATGGGCTCTGCAGTTAAAAATGGCAAATATATTTCCTAAAATCTCTACAGACACATCAGACAAAATCATACTACTgtattctttttgtttttttatcaaCATGCATTTTGAAATAATTGTTTTCCCAAATGCTAATATATCTTCAATTTAGAGACAACCAGAGACGTATGTACTTACAAATTTGTGATAAACTATTATTTCTCTAGAATTCAtaacaaaaatatatatgaaGTAATGTATACCCAGCTCCCTCATAGCCTCTCTTGCAATGTGATTTTTCAAGAGAGAGCTGTTTTGCTCATTCTCATAGCAAGAGCATACCTGGTCTTTTTGACTACAAAGTTTCTTGGCATCTGTAAGGTCCCTTTCAAGCTGTGTTATCTGCTGTTCTAGCTGAGCAAGTTCCACTTTGTGTTTCTGCTGGGAAGCTATTACATCCAGATGCAATGACTGTAAGGTCTTTCCTAGCTTTTCAGTTTCAAGAacatacttttttgtttgttggtcAAGTGCATTAGCAGATTCAGCTTTTTGTTCCCATATGATCCGCTCACATTCTTCAACTTTGGAAGATTTTTCATTGTATTGATATTTCATTATCTCAAGCTTCTGTTTAAAATTAGAAATTAATGTGCATTATACCAGATGTCCTGGTTCAATTAGCTATTACTAAACATAAATTATGGCCCAGTTTCCAAATTTCAAAAGTTTAACACGTTGCCACTTGTGATTTGTTTTAATTGAAtatgaatatttgaaaaaaatttgTATTTATGAGTAAATTCccatttgtaataataaaaaatcataaaaaGCAGCACTATATTATTCATCGCCTATAGAAAGTTAGATAATATTGTTATGCTTTAAATTCAAAGTTAAATTGCTCATAGCATAGCAAGTTAAAAACCAACCACTAAGTTTCTAAGCTTGCTACAAGGTATTTATTTATCTTTTGTAAAGACTCAGTATGTGCAGCTACTGCATCAAACTATACATTGAACTGTCCATTAGTAGATTGGTATTCTGTCAAATCAGATTATAGTAGAAATATGGCATCTTCTTTTTCAGAAACCTTTAAACAGGACCCAAATATATTTTCATACACATACTTGATAAGATAATGATCAAccattaataaaatataaataaaaaacacgGTGCAGCATTAAAAAAATCCACCTCATTTTGATGACAGTCAACTTTATCCTTGAACTTTTGAATTATTTGTTCATGCTGTTGACTGTATTTCTTGCTTGTTTTTTTAAGATCCTCTTGAGTGGAATGTAGTGCCTTTGTTCGCTGGTCAATCCTGTCTTTGAATGTCTCAGTGTGgttatatttttctttataacaGTGTTGGCGATTCAACATTTCAACTGCAAGGAGGCGAATGGCTTCCTTTTTCTCATCAGCCTGTCCGGTCAACATCACAAGTAATGACATAATAAATAGATTATTGTGGTAAAGTGATTAAAAGCACTGAGGAAATTATATATAAGAATATCTGTAACTCTTTCAATTATAATATTTAATTTGTTCCTAACCAAACTATTCAGCTCTAATACATAAATGAGACTTGAGACACCTGAGTTGTGGGCTCCTTATGTAGgatatcatttttgtttctttaaatattCACTGATTTAATATTTAgttatgggttttttttcatgTATTGTGTTTGCTTTTTGGAGTTGTGTTCCTTAGTTTCTCAAAGTAAACAATAATTTTTCTGTTTCAGAAATGATGTATTTCAGGACTAAAGCAATACATTCTCTAAATATGTAGGTGAGTAAGATAAATACTTTATCTAAACTTTATAGATGTATTACAGAGGTGCTGGTTGTAGCTCACACTTAAGGTTGAGTTCCATTTATTAtgtattaaaaaaatacagtatcTTCCTGAAACTTATAACACTTGAGTAAAGAACACATTTTCTGATCATTTGTACATAATTTCATTAGTTTATGAGTTAAAAATAAGTAACAACTGGGTCTTTTAAGAAATTTAGCATTGATGTCAGTTGTTTTGTTCTGAATTATTCATAATGGAATAATACAGACTCTTCAAACTTTCCATATAGTTAGAATTAATTGAAATACTGGGCAAAGGCTATAGTTGAAGAAATGAGGTTGTAACTAAGATAAATAATTAATGTTGTATCTAACTATTAGGATTACATAGACTACACATGGGGCCCCGTCAATAGTTCATTAACTCTGAAGTAGAGCCTTTGTGACATCAAAGGTAACTGAACCAATCACCAACCTTCCTCTACAGCTAATTTTGCATGCAATAACTCTCTTGGTTGTAATGAATCAGTGGTATGAGGGAGACTAAACACATGTCAGGATTACTTGGACCCACTCTTTTTAGCAGTTCTGTGGCTCCATGCTACCTTAGGCATCAGTGATTGAAAGGTTTCCCATGGTACTGTTGCCTTTGCTTCCCTGAGAAATAAGGCAGTTCTACTTAGGGAAACAAGGCAGGCGTGTTGGGAGAACTCATAAAATGAAGAGACATAGCGAGTCAAAGAATGTGCTTCTCCTACCATTCCTTTCAAAGAGCTAGTTTCTCTAATAAGTCAACTGAAAATTAAGGCCAAGATTCATCAGTACACTTCATCTGCTTTGTGCTTCTCCAGTGATGTAAAGTAGCTGTAAACCCATCTTCAATAGTCAGTGTCCTCTAAGCGTGTTGTACCATGGGATCTGCCCTAAAATAAAGAAATACTGACTTAATGTTGACACTGCAGATCTTCAAATGATTAGAAATAGGACATGCTAATATTCTGTTTGGGTTTCTTATTTAGTGTCTATGTATGACATttgtaataattttttaaataaggaaattCCAAGTAAAAAACCATGAAAGTAGagttaaaattgaaaaaaaaataatttagggGAAAATATATAACAGAGCTATTGTAATTATCCCAAAACCAAGCATTTCAAACCTAGGAAATTCTGAGTGAAGgttacatttaaaagaaatctaAACATGCTAAGATATAGAAATGTACAGTTAAAGCACTCAAACAATCTTAACTCCCCCTCTGAAGTGACACTGTGATGCTGGGTATTTCCACACCACTTGGGTAAGTGGCATTGTAGGTGCGGGGGACTTGTGCCCTCTCTTTGCCATGAATCTCATTCTCTGGGACATTAAAACCATGGACtccctgttttgacttcaaaactacCCTGTTTTGGTTTCCTATGGCCACTTCCTACACTAATCTTATGGTCTCCCTTAAAACTCTTCCTGGTCCCAATTCTTTCCTATATGaaagaataaataacacttccttattcactttctcaacaccattcatgattgtctagacctctatcatatccccacttagtcatctcttttccaaactgaaaagttccagtctttttcATATCTCCTCATGATGGAAGCTGTTTAATCATTgtattgcctttctctgtacaTTATCCAATTCTAATATAACTTTCTTGAGAGGAGGCGACCAGAACTGTGcccagtattcaaagtgtgggtgtaccatggatttatatagtagcaatatggtattttctgtcttattattatctctctctttcctaatggttcctaacattgttaactcttttgactgccactgcactttGAGTGGATGTTTCAAGAGAattatccataatgactccaagatctctttcttaagtggtaataactaatttagatcccatcattttgtatgtatagttggaattatgtttacaacgtgcattactttgcatttatcaacactgaatttcatctgccattttgttgcccagtcacccagttttgtgaggtccctttcTAACTTTTGCAGTCAGCTCtcaacttaactatcttgagtaattttgtatcatctgcacattttgccacctcactgtttacatctttttccagatcatttgtgaatatgctgaacagcacttatcccagtacagatccctggggagacaccactatttacttctatccgttctgaaaactgaccatttattcctaccctttgtttcctgtcatttaaccagttactgatccatcagAGGACCTTCCCCCTTATTCCattactgcttactttgcttaagagactttggtgagggactttgtcaaaggctttctggaagtccaagtacactatatccactggatcacatAAGaccataggaatggccatactggcgaggcatgatttccttttacaaaagccatgttgactcttgccCAATAAATCATGTTCAGCaaggtgtctgataattctgttttttactatagtttcaaccaatttgcctggcaaTGacgttaggcttaccagcctgtaatttccaggatcacctctggagaagctgatttaaatgataggttacataccacacttagtagttctgcagtccttcagaactcttgggtgaataccatctagtcctggtgacttatgagtttgttccaaaacctcctctattggcACCAATCATGAACTTCCAATCATTGGACCTcattatacctttttctgctagattataGAGCCCTCCACTAACAGAAGTCTTTTCCCCATCTAGGTACCTTAGATCATGATCTAGTCACTTCTTAATCTTCTCTTACTTAAGCTATATACATTGAGTTTCTTATGTGTCTCATGGTATGGaaggttttccagacctcaaatcattcAGATAGCTCTTTACTGAACCCTTCCCAATTTGTCAAGTATGGACATCAGAAACTAAATACAATATTCCAGTAAGAGTCTCATCTCcgctaaatacagaggtaataacATCTCTGTACTTCTATTCAATATTTCCCCTGCTTATGCATCTCAGGATCACATTAATCCTCCTGAGTACAGCATTtcactgggagctcacattcaaCTGATTATCCAACAAGACACCAAAGTCCTTTTCTAAGTCGTCTTCTTTTGAAAATCAGTCCCCCATCCTATGTGTGTGACCCACATCCTTGGGTAAGATAAAGAATGTATTTAGAGCCATTAAATGCATGTTCTTCAAGTCAGCTCACTATACTATATGATCTAGATCACACTCTAAAATGACCTGTCCTTATCATTattaccactccaccaatttttatgtcatctgcaaactttaatagtactgattttatattttcatccagatcattgatagACATTGAATAGCATTGAACCAAGATAGATCCATGTGAGATGTATTAATGTGAGACCTCACTAGAAATGCCCCCATTATATAACGCTTCCCTTTTaacaattactttttgagataTATCAGcaagccagtttttaatccatttaatatgtgctgcaCAAATTTTGTATcgtgctttttatttaaaaaaacaagatcTGTGTGGTACTAAGTCAAATACCTTACTGAAGTCTAAAAATTGTATGTCAATAGTTAACTGTATCAacaaaacttgtaatctcatttaaaaataatatcacATTTGTTAGATAAgacttattttccataaaaccatattGACTAGCATTAATTATGCTGTCATCATTTAATTTTGTTATTAGTTGCACCCTGTGTCGTtctttccatgattttgccaggagGATGGATGTCAAGTTAACTGGCCTTTAGTTGCCCAGGTCATACTGACACAAATTTAACTTTCTTTTAGCCCTCTAGAACTTCCCCAGTATATCAAATTTTGTTAAATGTCAGCATCAGTGActcagagagctcctcagctgaTTCTTTTAAATCTCTTGGGTACAAGTTTTCTGAACATACAGATTTAAATATGTATTGTAGGCCATTGCCCTGTTTAACATCCTTCCGATTACTACTGTAAGCTATGAATACT
This genomic interval carries:
- the LOC123365131 gene encoding uveal autoantigen with coiled-coil domains and ankyrin repeats protein-like isoform X2; its protein translation is MADEKKEAIRLLAVEMLNRQHCYKEKYNHTETFKDRIDQRTKALHSTQEDLKKTSKKYSQQHEQIIQKFKDKVDCHQNEKLEIMKYQYNEKSSKVEECERIIWEQKAESANALDQQTKKYVLETEKLGKTLQSLHLDVIASQQKHKVELAQLEQQITQLERDLTDAKKLCSQKDQAIRKRDDLLTKSEADLLQAREGIKAKVAEVEHLDSVVKKLKASIQDTQKEKNQKKIEAIILRTEIQQLNQELQDVHKQYRETAPELASQDEKLLLMESSLKGTQEQLSEQITETVRQEQNSRKSQTELNTLREHIIASEEGIRDYNSASLKNSANKRTSKGKLSG